A window from Citrus sinensis cultivar Valencia sweet orange chromosome 3, DVS_A1.0, whole genome shotgun sequence encodes these proteins:
- the LOC127901527 gene encoding uncharacterized protein LOC127901527, whose product MGWLGDEHIHEYLRLISEKQRQYPNALLQRVTHTDTFFWVFLNQLWNNGNCAVDSMVFDDRLNSYLCGRQHTMSKSMTDVDMLLIPVNLDGAHWVLARVDFRKNKVWIYDSLLTFRDDKRYKLKFKPLEVIFPRWLEYVGFYNIRPELRSEDPWKVIAVKSAPQQERGTGDCGVFVLMVTMYLMFGLRLEFNASHVEYFRKKIAVDIFNDDIIL is encoded by the exons ATGGGATGGCTAGGCGATgag CATATTCACGAGTATCTCCGCTTGATTAGCGAGAAACAACGGCAGTATCCAAATGCCTTACTCCAACGTGTCACACATACGgacacatttttttgg GTGTTCTTGAATCAGTTATGGAATAACGGGAATTGTGCAGTCGATTCAATGGTATTCGACGACCGCTTGAATAGTTATCTTTGTGGGCGACAGCACACAATGTCAAAATCAATGACGGATGTCGATatg TTACTCATCCCTGTTAACTTGGACGGCGCGCATTGGGTACTAGCACGAGTTGACTTTCGGAAAAATAAAGTCTGGATTTATGACTCATTACTCACATTTCGCGACGACAAAAGGTACAAGTTGAAATTCAagccacttgaagttatattccCTCGATGGTTGGAATATGTTGGCTTCTACAATATACGACCTGAGTTGCGGAGTGAAGACCCGTGGAAAGTTATCGCAGTTAAGAGCGCGCCGCAACAAGAAAGAGGCACTGGCGATTGCGGTGTTTTTGTATTGATGGTTAcgatgtatttaatgttcgGGCTTAGGTTGGAGTTTAACGCTAGTCATGTCGAGTACtttagaaagaagattgcggttgatatatttaatgacgaTATTATATTGTAG
- the LOC127900663 gene encoding uncharacterized protein LOC127900663, which translates to MASSRINFAEVYSFFNDESRLTDVLQTLEPNSKESSRKYWLSVKDYLPSIPDWVHKHQPSINAMPSVTRQSDEHDDHDDIPNPIPEQRHDTFEQRHDTFEDEVAVDDHPQQTDNSDDARDSESRTKQFNDYVRRRLDKIDRNVYEIKSELNDFKETVVGFIDTFSKRPNKDSPTARSYAAPDDYGVYTDVGNENLSTPTSLVSFYGDVSGESVQLFTEVPPGVSKFGRGYIPSYVYNSPYMIPPVRRGQNVRRLPRPQIMEHAIDMSTSVDVNPLRGLEDSSLFAEFDRWFTGDIRVRRNVQHPRSFF; encoded by the exons ATGGCGTCTTCGAGAATCAACTTTGCGGAGGTTTATTCGTTCTTCAACGACGAATCTCGTCTT ACGGACGTTTTACAAACTCTTGAGCCAAATTCAAAGGAGAGTAGCAGAAAATATTGGCTCTCTGTGAAGGATTACTTGCCAAGCATTCCAGACTGGGTTCATAAG CACCAACCCTCAATCAACGCGATGCCATCGGTTACAAGACAATCGGACGAGCATGACGATCATGACGACATACCAAACCCAATACCAGAGCAGCGTCATGACACTTTTGAGCAGCGTCATGACACTTTTGAGGATGAGGTGGCTGTTGATGACCACCCGCAGCAAACAGACAACTCTGATGACGCACGGGATTCTgag TCGAGGACAAAGCAGTTTAATGATTACGTACGACGACGGCTGGATAAGATTGATCGTAACGTGTATGAAATAAAGTcagaattaaatgattttaaagAAACCGTTGTTGGCTTCATCGACACATTTTCTAAACGTCCAAATAAGGATTCTCCCACTGCACGCTCGTATGCG GCCCCGGATGACTATGGAGTGTATACTGACGTGGGCAATGAAAATTTGTCTACGCCCACGTCATTGGTTAGTTTCTACGGGGATGTTAGTGGGGAGAGCGTGCAGTTGTTCACAGAGGTGCCTCCGGGCGTTAGTAAGTTCGGCCGCGGGTACATACCGTCGTATGTTTATAACAGTCCTTACATGATTCCTCCGGTCAGGCGAGGACAAAACGTCCGGAGGTTACCTCGACCCCAAATCATGGAGCATGCGATTGACATGAGTACGAGTGTGGATGTAAATCCACTGAGAGGATTGGAGGACTCTAGTTTGTTTGCTGAGTTTGATCGATGGTTCACTGGTGATATCAGAGTCCGCCGGAACGTCCAGCACCCGCGGtcattcttttaa
- the LOC127900664 gene encoding uncharacterized protein LOC127900664 — translation MQQEYGVQLTYQQAYRAREVGLEIVRGNPAESYNLLPKYSHVLTTANEGTVTHLEQDGDGNFLYYFVALGSSIKGFMQYIRPVIAVDGTHLKGLYRGSMFVATCLDGNNQLYPLAIGIMDSENNDAWEWFMMKLHGVIGDRPELVIISDRCTAIRRAVLKVFHNATHGVCFYHVKGNIKSQFRMSKALWDEFEPTFINAAKAYGHEEFKRQLEGLWMIHSGAADYLENNVGMCNWARSQFQGRRYNILTTNIAESVNAFMREPRKFPVTHLVDHFRKILQQWFYDRKIVAESMTTRLTTWADEIVTERRTIADRMIVRPVSPHRFQVIGGGLKEGLVDLQKRTCSCRVFHLDQLVCAHAIAACLTHRVDFINLCSDFYTTESLAMAYAQPVEPVGDVADWEVPDEIQELQEYPPVEAPPPGRRKERRIPSAGEDVDRRTVRCGRCHELGHNRKRCKNPIASTRS, via the coding sequence ATGCAACAGGAATACGGTGTTCAGTTAACATACCAGCAGGCATATAGGGCGAGAGAAGTTGGTCTTGAAATAGTACGCGGCAACCCTGCAGAGTCATACAACTTGCTCCCTAAATACTCTCACGTACTAACTACAGCGAATGAGGGTACAGTCACTCACCTCGAGCAGGATGGAGATGGTAATTTCTTGTACTATTTTGTAGCACTCGGATCTTCCATCAAGGGGTTTATGCAGTACATTCGGCCTGTCATTGCTGTAGATGGTACTCATCTGAAGGGATTATATCGTGGAAGCATGTTCGTGGCAACATGTCTTGATGGTAACAATCAATTGTATCCGTTAGCCATTGGGATCATGGattcagaaaataatgatgCTTGGGAATGGTTTATGATGAAGTTACATGGAGTGATTGGTGATAGACCTGAGTTGGTAATTATCTCTGATCGATGCACTGCCATAAGGAGAGCCGTTCTTAAAGTATTTCACAATGCAACtcatggcgtttgtttttaccaTGTCAAAGGTAACATTAAGTCACAATTTAGAATGTCCAAAGCTCTTTGGGATGAATTTGAACCTACCTTTATTAATGCAGCAAAAGCATATGGCCACGAGGAATTTAAGAGACAACTTGAAGGGTTGTGGATGATCCACTCGGGTGCGGCTGATTACCTAGAAAATAATGTCGGTATGTGTAATTGGGCAAGGTCTCAGTTTCAAGGTAGGAGGTACAACATTCTTACCACCAACATCGCGGAGAGTGTTAATGCTTTCATGAGGGAACCTCGAAAATTTCCTGttactcatcttgttgatcacttCAGGAAAATATTACagcaatggttttatgatagaaaaattgtgGCTGAATCAATGACTACTCGGCTAACAACATGGGCGGATGAAATAGTCACTGAGAGGAGAACTATAGCTGATAGAATGATAGTTCGGCCGGTGTCTCCGCATCGCTTTCAAGTTATAGGCGGTGGGCTTAAGGAAGGGTTGGTTGACTTGCAAAAGAGAACTTGCTCCTGCAGAGTGTTTCATCTTGATCAGCTTGTGTGTGCTCATGCAATTGCGGCGTGTCTAACACACCGGGTGGATTTTATTAACCTTTGCTCGGACTTTTACACTACAGAATCGTTGGCGATGGCTTATGCACAACCAGTGGAGCCAGTTGGTGATGTGGCTGATTGGGAAGTTCCAGATGAAATTCAGGAGCTGCAGGAATACCCACCAGTTGAGGCACCGCCACCTGGACGTCGTAAAGAGCGCAGAATACCCTCGGCTGGCGAGGACGTTGACCGGCGAACTGTAAGATGCGGCCGGTGTCATGAACTTGGCCATAATCGTAAGCGATGTAAGAATCCTATTGCGTCGACTCGAAGTTAG
- the LOC102606987 gene encoding disease resistance-like protein DSC1, producing MASCKYDVFLSFKGEDTRDNFLSHLVVVFQQKKIKTFVDEELTRGDEISPALLKAIEESKISVIIFSKNYASSKWCLDELVKILQCHKKNGQLVIPVFYNVDPSDVRNQTGSFKDAFVKHDKQFNKKMPEKVQKWRAVLTEASNLSGWDSGTTKPDAKLVKEITADILEKLEKLSAAISDSDGLIGLESRVEQVKSLLAIGLPDVRLVGIWGMGGIGKTTIAGVVFNQFSQKFEGKYFMANVREESEKCGGLVHLRNQVLSKVLGENFDIGTPKIPQYIRDRLQRMKVFIVLDDVSKYGQLEYFAGGLDRFGPGSRIIVTTRDKTILERYGTHRIYEVEGLNCNEAFQLFCSCAFKENHCPEDLLKHSETAVHYAKGNPLALKVLGSSFHGKSKPDWVNTLNNLKRISGSDIYGVLKISYDELSWEEKNLFLDIACFFNGDDREHVMWILSDDYYSVQYGMNVLINKSLIKISYNKLQMHDLLQEMGREIVCQEFREKPEKRSRLWDYKDVCHVLEKNKGTDAIKSIFLDLSKIEEINLDPRVFSNMSNLRLLKFYISGHFDISKMSSKVHLQQGLENLPEELRYLYWHGYPLKTLPLDFVPQNLIELNFPYSKVEQIWEGKKKAPKLKYVDLNHSTNLTRIPEPSETPNLERINFWNCTGLAHIPSYVQNFNKLGNMIMAGCESLRCFPQNIHFISSIKIDCYKCVNLREFPRISGNVVELNLMCTPIEEVPLSIECLPNLETLEMSFCNSLKRLSTSICKLKSLRSLDLSYCINLESFPEILEKMELLEEINLEEASNIKELPSSIENLEGLKQLKLTGCTKLGSLPESLGNLKSLERLHAGLLAIPQAPSSIVDLNKLETLSLFECRGLVLPPLLSGLSSLKKLELGDCEIMEIPPDIGCLSSLESLNLSGNNIESLPTSISQLSRLRWLCLVNCVKLQSLPELPLLLVMLGASDCKRLQFLPELTACLEELDVSILQALSNRTGERLSKHMSPVQLIFANCLKLNESTWADLQKRIRHMIIASLRLFYEKEFDGISFCLPGSEVPDWYSSQSIGSLITIQLPHRCGSKIFIGFALCVAIEFEFEEDSYSPAIFFGVGCKFGSDHFCQLVNNVCVNSNHVILGFYPCWNIGLSDGAAVSFDFFIRYQLVIGKGPQKVKCCGVSPVYANLNTFTLEFGGSSEDFHDIDNAQSVGGSHEYEVQLIRREQFNGPQRQTSMFSQFLKNVCCFDYEP from the exons ATGGCTTCTTGCAAATATGATGTCTTCCTCAGTTTCAAAGGGGAGGATACCCGTGATAACTTTCTAAGCCATCTAGTTGTGgtttttcaacaaaaaaaaattaaaaccttcGTTGATGAAGAACTTACCAGAGGAGATGAGATTTCACCAGCCCTTTTGAAAGcaattgaagaatcaaagatttcagtaataattttctcaaagAATTACGCTTCTTCGAAATGGTGCTTGGATGAACTTGTCAAGATTCTTCAATGCCATAAAAAGAATGGCCAACTTGTCATACCGGTTTTCTACAATGTCGATCCATCAGATGTGCGAAATCAAACGGGAAGTTTCAAGGATGCCTTTGTTAAGCATGACAAGCAGTTCAATAAGAAGATGCCAGAAAAAGTTCAGAAATGGAGGGCAGTATTGACAGAGGCATCCAATCTATCTGGATGGGATTCCGGCACAACCAA GCCAGATGCCAAACTTGTAAAGGAAATTACTGCTGATATTTtggagaaattagaaaaattgtCAGCAGCAATAAGTGATTCCGATGGCCTAATTGGACTAGAGTCACGTGTTGAGCAAGTTAAATCACTATTAGCCATTGGGTTGCCAGACGTTCGACTTGTAGGAATTTGGGGTATGGGCGGTATTGGTAAAACAACCATTGCAGGAGTAGTTTTTAACCAATTTTCTCAGAAGTTTGAAGGGAAGTATTTCATGGCAAATGTCAGGGAAGAATCAGAAAAATGTGGTGGGTTGGTACATCTACGGAACCAAGTTCTTTCAAAGGTATTaggagaaaattttgatattggaACACCCAAAATACCCCAGTATATCAGGGACAGGCTTCAAAGAATGAAGGTCTTTATCGTTCTTGATGATGTTAGCAAGTATGGTCAGTTAGAATATTTTGCTGGGGGACTCGATAGATTCGGTCCAGGAAGCAGAATCATTGTAACTACTAGAGATAAAACGATACTTGAAAGATATGGAACGCACCGAATATATGAGGTTGAGGGATTAAATTGCAATGAAGCATTTCAGCTCTTTTGCAGTTGtgcctttaaagaaaatcattgcCCTGAAGATCTTTTGAAGCACTCAGAGACAGCAGTGCATTATGCTAAAGGCAATCCATTAGCTCTAAAAGTATTAGGGTCTTCTTTTCACGGGAAGAGCAAACCAGATTGGGTAAATACATTGAACAACTTAAAACGAATTTCTGGCTCTGATATTTATGGTGTGCTGAAAATTAGTTATGATGAACTGAGCtgggaagagaaaaatttgttCTTGGATATTGCATGTTTCTTCAATGGAGATGATAGAGAACATGTGATGTGGATTCTCAGTGACGACTACTATTCAGTTCAGTATGGAATGAATGTCCTCATTAATAAGTCActcataaaaatatcatacAATAAGCTGCAAATGCATGACCTATTGCAAGAAATGGGTCGAGAAATAGTTTGCCAAGAATTTAGAGAAAAGCCAGAAAAACGTAGCAGGTTGTGGGATTACAAGGATGTTTGTCATGTATTGGAGAAAAACAAG GGGACTGATGCAATTAAAAGCATATTCTTGGATTTGTCGAAAATCGAAGAAATAAATCTAGACCCTAGagtattttcaaatatgtctAATCTTAGATTGCTTAAATTCTATATCTCGGGACACTTTGACATTTCGAAAATGAGTTCTAAAGTGCACCTTCAACAAGGTTTAGAAAATCTTCCTGAGGAATTAAGATATCTTTACTGGCATGGATATCCTTTGAAAACTTTGCCATTGGATTTTGTCCCTCAGAATCTTATCGAACTCAACTTTCCTTATAGTAAAGTTGAGCAAATCTGGGAAGGAAAAAAG AAAGCTCCAAAGTTAAAATATGTTGACCTCAATCACTCAACCAATCTCACTAGAATCCCAGAGCCATCAGAAACTCCAAATCTcgagagaataaatttttggaattGCACAGGCTTGGCTCACATTCCCTCGTACGTCCAGAATTTTAACAAACTTGGTAACATGATTATGGCTGGCTGTGAAAGTCTTAGGTGCTTTCCGCAGAACATTCATTTCATATCTTCCATTAAGATTGATTGCTACAAGTGTGTTAATCTCAGAGAGTTTCCAAGGATTTCAGGCAATGTAGTAGAACTAAACCTAATGTGTACTCCAATAGAAGAAGTTCCCTTGTCAATCGAGTGCCTACCTAATCTTGAAACCTTAGAAATGAGTTTTTGCAATAGTCTTAAAAGGCTTTCAACTAGCATTTGTAAATTGAAATCTCTTCGCAGCCTTGATCTTAGTTATTGTATAAACCTTGAGAGTTTCCCAGAAATCTTGGAGAAAATGGAACTActagaagaaattaatttagagGAGGCAAGTAATATCAAAGAGCTGCCATCTTCAATCGAAAATCTAGAAGGGCTTAAGCAGTTAAAGTTGACTGGTTGCACTAAACTTGGCAGTTTGCCAGAGAGCTTGGgcaatttaaaatctttggaACGTCTTCATGCAGGGTTATTGGCAATTCCTCAGGCACCATCCTCCATTGTTGATTTAAACAAACTTGAAACCCTTTCGTTGTTTGAATGCAGGGGTTTGGTATTGCCTCCACTATTATCGGGTTTATCTTCTTTGAAAAAGCTAGAACTAGGAGACTGTGAGATAATGGAAATCCCTCCCGATATTGGCTGTCTATCATCATTGGAAAGTTTAAATCTGAGTGGAAATAACATTGAGAGTTTACCTACGAGTATCAGCCAACTTTCACGGCTTAGATGGCTTTGCTTGGTCAATTGCGTCAAGCTTCAGTCGTTACCAGAGCTTCCACTGCTTTTGGTAATGTTAGGTGCAAGTGATTGCAAGCGGCTCCAATTTTTGCCAGAACTCACAGCATGTCTAGAAGAACTGGATGTATCCATATTGCAAGCACTATCCAATCGCACCGGTGAAAGACTATCCAAGCACATGTCTCCAGTGCAACTGATATTTGCTAATTGCCTGAAACTAAATGAAAGTACTTGGGCAGATTTGCAAAAAAGAATTCGGCATATGATAATTGCATCGCTAAGACTATTCTATGAGAAG gAATTTGATGGAATCAGCTTTTGTTTACCTGGAAGTGAAGTACCAGACTGGTACAGCAGTCAATCTATAGGATCTTTAATAACTATTCAACTGCCACATCGTTGTGGTAGCAAAATCTTCATTGGGTTTGCTCTATGTGTTGCTATTGAATTTGAGTTTGAGGAAGATTCTTATTCTCCTGCCATTTTCTTCGGAGTGGGATGTAAGTTCGGGTCCGATCACTTTTGCCAATTGGTCAACAACGTGTGCGTAAACTCAAATCATGTCATACTTGGATTTTATCCTTGTTGGAATATTGGGTTATCGGATGGGGCAGCAGTCTCATTTGACTTCTTCATCCGCTATCAGTTGGTTATCGGCAAAGGTCCTCAAAAGGTCAAATGCTGTGGCGTAAGTCCAGTTTATGCAAATCTCAACACCTTTACACTCGAATTTGGTGGCAGCAGTGAAGACTTTCATGATATAGATAATGCTCAAAGTGTTGGCGGATCTCACGAGTATGAAGTGCAATTAATTCGCCGAGAGCAATTCAACGGTCCTCAACGACAAACTTCCATGTTTTctcaatttttgaaaaatgtttgTTGTTTTGATTATGAACCGTGA